GACTCCGGACTCACGGTATGGGCCATCGATTCATCGCCCACATTGATGAAACAATTTCGATTACGCTTCCCAGCCATTCCCACACAATGCGCATCCGCCCTGGACTGTGACTACTTTGGGCGCACGTTCGATGCAGTCACCTCGATCGGCTTCCTATTGCTCCTTCCTGAACATGAGCAGCTGGCCTTCCTTCATCGAGTATCGGAGATTCTAAGGCCGCAAGGGCGTTTTCTCTTCACGGCTCCTGTCGAAATGGGGACCTGGCAGGATATCACAACGGGTCTTGAGTGTTGGTCACTCGGTCGGGCCACCTACACTCGCACCCTCGAGCGTGAAGGCTTTCGTGTAATCCGCACTCACGTCGATGAAGGCGAAAACAATTACTATGAAGCTGAAAAGATCGGTTGAGCTGCGTTGGCCAGGGTGACCTGTATGCTATTGCCTTCTCGTTCTCGAAGGGCCACGGCAATACGGAGCTGTTCCAAGTACTGATCCAACGTTCTCCCACCAAGACCGATGTTCCGGGAGATAAAGAAATTCCTGACATCCTGTTCCAGCTCTGGGGTGGCGAGTCCCACGATTCCTCCGCACATCCGCCGGAGGCCTTGCTTCGGGAAGAGCCGGTCCATCTCATCCCAGTTCGTTTTCACAAACTCCCAGGCTAGCTCGCGACCATACACATTCGTCATCGTAGCTGCGACGATAAAGGGCGCATCCTGCGTACGGATTTCCCCGTTAGTCGTCTTGGCTAATGTTCGAGACAATAATTCGGGCAAGCGGAACATGGCTAACGAGAAGAGGTAGCGTCGTTCTTCTTGAGGAGTGGAGGCCTTTCGGTACCGCTCGGAAAACTCCTCGTAGCGGGCCTCGTCCCCGATATAGGCCAAGATGCTCACAAGCGCGGGCACGATGTTCGGATCAACGGCTGAGGGGTCGTTTCTATATCGCCGATACCGTTCCACCGCCTCCTGTTGCGTTGCCGAGTCGTTCCCTTTGCGCCCAAGGGCAGCAAGGAGGTCGCCACGCAACTGTCGGACGAGATCGGACTCACCCGACTTCGGATCCCAACCGAGATCCTTGACGGCCTGCCCCACGCGCTCACGCACCAAGCCTTCGAGGAATGGGCGGTCGTCAGGCGCGATGATCCTGTTCAGAAATGAGAATGAGTCGAGGAGGACGGCCCAGACATTTTTGTCCCGCTCGTTCTTGAACCGTGCAGTAAGTGTGAGATAGTCGCCCAGCGGTATGATTCCAGCCACCGTCGTGGCCCAGACGTCGCTCACTAGGTTGAACCGTTCAATCGGCGCCAGATGGTCACGGCCATGATCGAGCAATTGCTGGAGAAGGGCCCCACGATGGTGGACCCGGTAAAAGCCATGCCCTCCCGCATTGATCAACAAGGCTGTTATGCCACGCGGCAGCGGCATTGTCGCTTCCCGCTCTGTTAAGAGAAACCGCTGCTCTTCGGCACGGTCGTCAGTCATCAGACGAACCTGGATTGGGACGTGCCAAAACTCCTCCGCTGTTTCTTGCTTGAGATAGGTAAACCGCCGCTGTGACAGGATAAGGGTCTGGCCCTTCACCTCAGCGGTGACCAGCGGGAAACCAGGTTGAAAAATCCAGCCATTCATTAGTTCAGGCACCGACTGGCGTGCGACTGCGCCGATAGCCGTCCATAAGTCCTTGGTATCGGCATTGTCATAGGCATGGGTGCGGAGGTATTGCCGTACACCGTCACGAAACACGTTTGGTCCGATGTACTGTTCCAGCATCCGAAGGACCGACGCCCCTTTTTCATAGGTCAAGACATCGAACATTGCCTCCGCATCTTTCGGCGCCCGCACGGGGAATTCGATGGGCCTCGTGCTCACCAAGCCATCTACCGAGAACGCCGCTGCACGAGCGACACTGAACGTTTCCCACCGTTTCCATTCAGGTTTCCACGCATCGACTGCCAGCATCTCCATTAAGGTCGCAAAGGCCTCGTTCAGCCACAAGCCGTTCCACCAGGACATCGTGACCAAGTCTCCAAACCACATATGAGCATTTTCATGGGCCACGACATCGGCAACCCGTCCAAGCTCGGCGTGGGTACCGGACCTCTGATCGACGAGGAGTGCAGTTTCACGGAATGTGATGGCACCAAAATTCTCCATCGCACCGGAGGCAAAGTCGGGAATGGCTACCAGATCGAGTTTGTCGCCTGGATAGGGGATGCCGTAATAGTCTTCAAAGAACTTCAACGACGCCACGGCAATCTCCTGGCCGAACACGGTAAGGTGCTGCTTCCCCGGGACTGTTAAAATTCGCAGCGGTGTCTGGCCGACGAAGACGAGTTCCGTTGGTTGGAGTTGACCGACGACGAACGCAACGAGGTACGTTGACATGTTAATCGTCTCGCCAAACCGGACCACCTTTTTGTCTTGCTCGATCGACTCAGAAACAACCGATGTGTTCGAGATAGCCGTAAGTGGTGGATCGACCACGAGCGTGGTTGAGAAGACGGCTTTGAAATCCGGCTCATCCCAACAGGGAAAGGCGCGGCGCGCATCTGTGGCTTCGAACTGCGTTGCCGCCAGAGTCTGTACCGTGCCCGACGCGTCCTTGTAGGTGCTGCGATAGAACCCTCTCAACTGATTATTCAGTGTTCCGTGAAAAGAGAGATGCAGCCGCCATTCACCCCTGGCAAGAGGTGGATGACACGAGATGCGTGCACGTTGAAGGGCTGGTTCCAATTCAACTTCCGCTGCGATCTTCTTGCCGTTCTGCCCTTCGATTCCATTGAATGAGATATGGAGATCGGTTGCGTTCAGAAGAATGGTCTGGGTCTCCTGCTTGACTGACAGGGTGATGCTGACCTTTCCAGTGAATGTGGCGGCCTTTAGGTCCGGCTCAAGCCTCAAATCGTAACGGGTAGGAATCACATGTCGAGGGAGTCGGTAAAGATCGCTGGTTCCGTGAAGGTTGTCATTCATCTCAACTCCATTGGGCACGATGGTAGTCGTTGTAGCGCCGGAAGATTCAGATCGTGGGATTACTGCGTGAGCGAGTGGAAAGCACAGAAAGAGACGCGTCTGTCTCGCCAACCGCCATAACATCTCTCTACGGTTGATGGCCTCATCGTTTAGGCGACACATGAAGGGTCTGGACCCCTTGAGGCGTGCCGACGATCAAAACGTTCGTTCGACCGACGAACAGGCCGGTTTCCACGACGCCGGGGATCAGGTTCAAAGCCGTTTCAAGTTCACCTGGCTGAGCGATGCGGTCGATATGGACATCGACGATCAAGTTCCCCGCCTCGGTTTTAAATGGGATTCCGTTGCGCTCTCTAAGGATCACACGACTGTTGGTCAATGATTCAATCGCGTGGGCCGTGCTGCCCCACCCAAAGGGGATCACCTCGATAGGGAGAGGGAAGGATCCACCGAGTACAGGAACTTGCTTGGTATGATCGACCATCACGATGAACTGCTTGGCTGAGGCTGCCACAATCTTTTCCTTCAGGAGCGCTCCGCCTCCGCCTTTAATGAGATTGAGGTCTGGGTCCACCTGATCGGCCCCGTCGATGGCGACATCGATCTCCCAGCGATTTTCTGAATCGAGGAGGGGAATTCCGGATTCTCTGGCCAGCATAGCAGTCTCTTGGGATGTCGGCACCCCGCGTAGGTTCATACCGGCTCGGACGCGTTCGCCGAGCGCGAGCACCAAATGTTTGGCAGTTGACCCGGTCCCGAGTCCGACGACCATGCCGTTCCGGACAAATTCCACAGCGCGTAACGCGGCAGCTTTCTTGAAGCGATCGAGATCGTGGGACGTCATGGCGCGGGAGCATGCGAGAGGGCCGCTGCGACGGACGCGGCCCCCAAGAGAGCGGTGTGTGGGTTCATGATGACTTTCACAGGCATCTGCCTCATCAATTTTTTGTAACGACCTTTATTCGTAAAGGCTTTCATGAAGGTGCCATCTTGGAGTTTGGTGATGAGCTTTGGGGCGATGCCGCCGCCCACATAGACACCATCGAGCGAGAGCGCCTTCAAGGCAAGGTTTCCGGCCTCAGCCCCATAAATTGAGGCAAAGAGGTCGAGGGCTTGCTGAGCGATCTCGGCCTGCCCCTGCAATCCTGCTTGAGCAATTTCTGCAGCCGGATTTCCGACCTTGATCTTTTCTGCCAACCACGTCGGCTCGTTCTTTTTCGTGTCGCGCAGAAATTCATACACGGCATGGAGGCCTGGGCCGGAGACAATGCGCTCGTAGCTCACATGGAGATACTGGCTGCGGAGATAGCGAAGCAGTTCGATTTCCTGGTCGTTGTTTGGGGCAAAATCCGCATGGCCGCCTTCGGACGGCATCGGACGGTACGCTTTGCCGTCCCAGAACAGGATACCTTCACCGAGCCCCGTGCCTGCCGCGATCAGCGCCAGCGCCTGCCGCTTCTTCGGTGGATCGCCTGCATTGAGCACTTCCAGCTCATCGGAACGCAGCCACAGCACACCGTACGCGGTGGATTCCAGGTCATTGAGCAATTGAACTCGTGGAATCTCGAACTGTTTGGCAATCGCCCGTCCGTCGACGATCCAAGGGAGATTTGTCGTTTGACAGCGATTGTCGATGATTGGTCCGGCGATGCCGAAGCAGGCTGCCGCGAGCGTTAGCCGTTCAGTGGCTGGCCTGTCGGCTTGTTCACCCTCGTTGCTACCTTCAGTCTCCAGGGATTCCACTGGCCGAGGCGGTTGCGGCGGTGTCAGAAACTCAACAAGGATATCTTCGAGAGAGGTGTAATCACCGCTGTGGAAACTTTCCAGGCGTATCGGTTGCACCCGTTCGCTGGTCCATTCATAGAGGGCAAGGTTCGTTTTCGTCCCACCGATGTCGCCGGCTAAAATCATGTGTCGTCTCAGTTCGTTGGTTGCGTGGTCAGGTGTTGTGCGGCGGCTTGGTCGAGGATCCACACGAGTCGTCCATTATCGGGCGAAACTCTCGAAGCGGGCAGCGAATGTTCTGCGTCCGACTCGATGACCCTGTGGAGCATCTGTGCCTTCCCGGCTCCCGTGACGATGAACAGTACCACAGCCGCCTGGTTCAACACACCTAGGGTGAGGGTGAGGCGCGAACGAATACCCGTCGGGGCCTGGCCAACCGTCACGAGTTTGAATTGCTCTTGCAGCGCCGCGGTGCCTGGGAAGAGTGATGCGGTATGGCCATCGTCTCCGAGGCCGAGCAGGACCAGATCGATACGAGGGATCGCTGGCGCCGGACAGGTCGTCACATCTCGAAGAGTTCGCTCATACTCCGAAGCTGCCACGGCTGGATCTGGATATTCACCCTTCAGGCGATGAATCCGATCTTGGGACAAGTTCAACGGCTGAAACAGTTCACGCTGCGCCATTCCATAATTACTGTCGGGATGTTCTGGCGCGACGCACCGCTCGTCTCCAAATAGAAAGACAATACGCGACCAATTGAAACGGGTGTTCCATTCTGGTGTTCGGATGGTCTGGTAGAGTGTCCTTGGTGTCGATCCACCCGAGAGGGCGATTACGCATCGACCGGTGGATTTAATCGCTTGCTCACTGATGGTCAGGATGACTGCAGCCGCCTTTTGGGCCCAGTCTTCTTGACAGGTGACACAAATTTCTGGAGTGGCGGCCATATCAGCGGCGAGTGACTCGACGGCGTGTCTTCACCGTCGCTCGTCGTCGTGGCGGTGATGGCCGAAGAGCAGCCGTGATGCGGCTTACCGTGGCAGCTGGATCCGGGCCGAGTTGGACTCGGATGGCGTGACGATGGTGCGCACGGAGCGACGCGAGATCACCGGCTGCCTGTGCTTGCGCCAGTGTACCGAACGAGAAGGGCTTACCAGGGATTGCCAGGTCTGGCTTCATGCGATCCACCAATTCGAGAAAGACGCCCGTGTTGGGCCCGCCCTTGTGAAGTTGGCCTGTCGAGTGCAGATACCGTGGGCCATAGCCAAATGTGGTGGCGACTCGGTGCTTGCTCATTAGAGCTTTGCGCAGTCGGCTCATCGCCGTTTCGAATGATCGTGATGGTGTTGTATACGCCAGCACTGAGACATAGGTGCCGGGCTGCAGATGGTGCGTAAAATCTGGTGCGACACCTTTCGGATCGATATTGGTCTGCTCCGGGAGTCGTCCGGTCGATTGATACGCGTCCAGGACTCGATTGGTATTGTCCTTACTCTCCTGAACGTTCGGTTGGTCAAAGGGCTGAATGCCGAGGAGGTGCCCGGCGACGGCCGTTGCAAACTCCCATCGGAAAAATTCGCCGGCCACGTCATAGCGATCTCGAAGATCGAACTGTATGATCGGATGTTGTGCCTTGATCAGGGCTTGAACCGCTCGATCAAGCGCTCCGTTCCTTTCTCCCTTGAGCTTCAGATAGACAAAGAGTCGGTCGTTCCCGTAGGCCTGTGGCCTCAGGACCGGTTCCTGCGCAATGGGAATGAGCCCCGTCCCTTCTTTGCCTGTGCTTTCGGCAAGGAGCTGTTCGACCCATAGACCGAATGTGGCGAGAGCGGGTGAGGCGATGATTGTGACTTTATCCCGCCCGGTTTTCGCGAGGCTCCCCATCGCGGCTCCCAAATAGGAACCGGGATTGGCTTCCACATCGTCCTGGTTCCGACATCGCTCCGCCATGCCAGTTGCACGGGCCAAGAGCCGAGCGATATCCAGACCCAGGAGTGCGGCAGGGACAAGACCGAAGAGAGAGAGAACGGAATAACGCCCGCCGATGTCGGCTGGATTGGTGAAGGTCTGCCCAAATCCGTACTCCTTTGCCAGTTGCTCAAGACCGGTCCCAGGGTCGGTGATCGCGACAAATTGTTTTCCGCCATGATTGCCTTTGGCCTGTGCGACCAGTTTCCAAAAATGACCGAACAAGGACATCACTTCGATCGTTCCCCCGGATTTGCTGGCAACGAGAAAGAGTGTTCGTGATGGGGAAATGGCCTTCGTCACCAGTCGAACCCAGCCAGGAACGGTCGAGTCTAGAACCCATAGACGAGGAGCGGCCTTCTTCGATCCAAAGACCGTACGGAACACTTCCGGTCCCAGGCTGCTGCCTCCCATTCCCAGGAGCACGACATCCTTGACCTTCATCTCCTTCGCCACCGATACACAATGATGCAGTTGAAGCAGCTGTTGCTGCATCTGATCCTGCACGGTCAACCACCCAAGCCGGTCGCTGATCTCTTTGGGATTGTCCTTCCAGACACGATGATCTTTTGCCCAGACACGATCAATGACACGATCGCGGCGGAGATTCTCAAGGGCTGAATTGACCGTCGGCTCAAATGATGATGGGAGTCTGTCGCGCAACCGTGTGGGCATCGAGATCCCCTTTCGATTTATTCCACCTGGTGCAGTGGGTAGGTAGTGCTTCGTATCTTATGAAGCTAGCGGAGAAAAGGCAACGCTTCTTCGTATCCATGCAAGACAAGGGTGGTACATCTTGTTAAGTTGCTGCAATATGGATCGGATTGTCTGTGTCTTGTGCGGGGAAATGCCGAGCAGCTGCCTATCGGTGTCGGTAGAGGACTGCTGCCTGCACGAGTGAGTGGAGAAGCCGGCAAGGAGGGATGTTCGTCCTTGCCGGGTATTGTTTAAACGGTAATCTGGGTGCCGTCGAATTTCGTGAATGTGAAGCCGGAGAATGGTTCGTTGAAGGTGTAGCGCTGGTCGCGCAGAAGGCTGATGGCCACATCTTCGCCGAGCTTCGCTCCTTCCACGAAATCCTTCCGCCAATGAATGCCTGCAAAGTTGCGACCGTTGGAAATATTCGCCGCGAGTTTGTTCAATTCTCCGCCGACCGTCAGTTGCCCGTTGTAGGGGACCAATGTACTGCCCTCCTCTGATGGAATTTCCGGGTTGGGGATGATGAACGTTTCATCGAAGAAGGCCTTGAGGATGGTAGCGCAGGCGCCAGCGATGGCCGCATGGCCTGCCGCATAAGACGGATGGGTCGGTGATCCCTCCGGATAGGCTTGCGGGAGTAGATAGGTGCCGTTGCGCTTCCCCACTTCTTTCACAGCATAGGAAGTTAATACTTGGGCATGGATGGGATATCCGGCACCATTCACCATGACGTTATGCAGACGGCCACCGAAGGTTTCCGGGCGGAGGAGCCGATGGACATACCATTTCTGGAACCATACCGCTTTGAGCGCTCGCGTGGCGACTTCGGCCACCAGCGTCATGATGTGCGGAGTGCCGAACGTGGAATGCCCCACCTGCGTCTGGGAACTTCGATACGGATTACCGGGGTTCAGTGGAGCACCCATTCCCAACAGGATCAGACAGGCATTCAAATAAGCCTGATAGCTGACATCAGTGTGCACATAGGTGGCGAGGTCTCGCCCGGTCAGGATATAGCGAGTGGGACCGAACTGGCGTGAGGCCGTCGGCCCGCAGCCGTTCTGAATGGCAAGCCAGTCGTCATAGGTGGTCATGAACTCGATGCCTTGGGCGTAGATGGCAAACTTTTGCGAGAGTTCTTGTACGCCGAATCGAGCTGGTTTGAACAAGAATTGCGAGATATAAGGGCCTGTGAGATCGCCCGGTGTCGCCCCGCGGAAGAGGGTATCGGCCCTGACGGAACCATTCTGTTTGGGGCCGGTGAATTTGGTCAACCCAGAGAGTTCGTCCGCCGCAGCCAGCGCCGTCGGATCCGACACGTAGGAGTGGAAGGGGACGTCACGCGTCAGAGCCATCCAGTAGAGCTCGACGGCCTCCGCCGCCCGTTCTGCGCTGTTGAAGGCCGGTGCCGACGGCATGAAGAGTTGCTGACAATCCGTCGCTTCCAGGTCGAAGGCCGCTCCGGCTTGCGGGCACACAAGTTTGCGCCTCGTCGGATCTTGGCATCCCAGCGGGATTGCATCGAAATCTCCGGCTCGTTCACTGTCCAACGCCTTGATCAGCCTATCATAGGCCGAGAGGTCGACTTCACCGAGCTGGTTATGCGGTAAGCCTTTCGTGTAGCTGGCAATTTTGTTGTGGTATCGGTCGTCGTCGCCGTTTGTTGGATGCGGAACCACCGGCAATTGATGTTGCGCAACAGCCGCCTGTTGGCGGACTTGAAATGCTTCGTTGCGCCGTTGAATTCCCTCTCGGTCTCGACGGTGATCACCGCCTCTGAAGGCGTGGGCGAGCTTCGATTCACTCCCGACACTGACGGCGCTGCCGGCCAACGCGGCCATCGCGAATCGACTTGATGTTGTAAGAAACCCTCGCCGGCTCATACCGAGTGCGGATTGCTTCTGCTCCTTCGCTTTTCTTTCACTCCCATACAATTCTCCCGATTCCTGCTCTTTGGTTGTGTGCTCCGCCATACGCTTAGGATCCTTTTGGTTGAAATTGAACTTTCTTCCCAACTTGCGTCCTGGAGACCCAGCTCAAGAATGAAAATGGAATCATTTGATCGGCGCGAGGTGTACCGATTTTGATCGAGACATGCAACCCCTCTTTCGAGTTACGTAGTGCTTTCGATCATGAAAGTAAGAGCGGGGACTCACGGAACATCTCTTTATATCAGTAAAATGTTGAGTCGACAGGAAATAGCCGATCGGCCTGAGCCTTGGTCTCTGGCGGGTCTTACCTAGCTGTGTTTAGTATTCCGTTCCGTGGTCTGATGGATAGAAATGGTCGTGCTACAAACCTGGTGGGGTTTTTCGTTCGCAACGTTCCTGTTTCGTCGGTCCTGGACACCAATATGCTGTCATCATGTGGTCTTTTGTCAAACCAGACCTGCCTAACTAGGCACGCATCAACTGATTATGTATCGGTTGGTCGTCGTATGATGATAGCCATCCCATCGACCAGCGACCAGGCGAGAGACTGTGCATGACCAACGGAGATCGTTAATTCCAGATGAGCCGGCGGTATCGAGGAATCCTGGCCGATGGCGCTGGCCCAGTTTTTCACTCGACGCCACCACGCTTTCCCCATGAAGGCGATGCCCTGCACAAGACTGTCCTTTGCGGCTGAGGAGGCCACAACGATCGTCAGCCCGGACGCAAACGACAAGTCGTAGTCCGCCGGCATGTCAGCCAGCGAGATCGGATCTTGCTCCGCACTCTTTCCGGGCTCAATTTTACGACGAACGACCGAGGGCCGAGCTACCAAGCGGTGAACCCCGGTCAATGTGCCTGGGGCTTTGACAGTCCACTGACTAATTGGCATATGATGCAGTTCCAGCCCTCGTCCCTTGATGTAAATGGTTTTTTCAGCGAGATCGATCAGGACGTAGGTTTGAGGGCGAACCGCAAGTTTGAGTTCTTCCTCCAGAACCCGCGCGGCTTCTTTCACACTCCCCGGATCATTGAGATTAAGGTTAGGAAAGGCCTCGAGATCATTACCCCAACTGCTGGTGGTCGGTGTAAGGAACAGGAAGAGAGCACAGAGAGCTCTATGAAAGGTTTGTGGGTTCAGAGGAATCAAAAGATCATGATCGGCGTCCCAACACGGGCGAGGGTGTAGACACCTTTAAGATCGTTATCGTTGAGGCGAATACATCCATGCGTCACATTTTTCCCGAGCAATCGTGTGTAGAGGGTCCCATGAATAAAATACCCCTTCCCAAATCCTAGGGCATAATCACCAAGAACACCCTCCTCAGCACGATCCGCCGTATTCTGCGGGACTCCGAGCCCTTCTTCGATAAAGGCCCAATCAGGCTTGATCCACGTGGGTTTTGTGAGTTTCGACCGCACAAGGAATTCTCCGCGCGGCGTATCAAAAATCCACTGATCGGCATCCCCCCCGGGTTTGTCAAGGATGGTTCCACTGCCGGTGGAGGCGATGGCGTCCAGAACCACCTCTCCGTGACGCTTGACGTAGAGCCGGTTTCGCGCCGTATCCACCAAGATATACGGTTGGTTCGGCCGTAGCTTGGAGAGCTGTGTGGAGAGTGTCTTATACTTGGCTTGCAGGGCACGTAAGTTTGATACATCCCGAATAACGGGCCGATGAACGGCCTTAGTGGGGATGGAGGTAGTAATCCTGGCGTCCGGAGCCATGGCGATCCAGATGATAAGAACCGCTACTGCTGTACCAGCAAGAATGACCCGACCCATGGCCCTCCGTTCAGATCTCCGCTCCGCGCTTCGTCAGAGAAGACAGAGCTCGTGCTACAGCATTGGCTTCAGTTAAGGCACCGACGATGGTGATCGGAGTGCCGACAGAGACCCGTTCAAAGAGGATGGCCATATTGGGATTTTCCAACATGACGCAGCCCAGCGTCTGCTCCGCCGATTCGTTCTCCACACCATGGACTTCGATGAGGCCACCTATGCCTCTTCCAGGGGCGATCTTCCCGGTTTTCTTGGATAGGTTGAACCGGCGACGATCCTCGGCATTAGGATAGTCCAGGACGAGGGCTCGGTAGAACTGCGTTTGCCCAGGCCCGCGCTTATCAGTCACGCGATAGCGGCCTTCCGGGGTCGCTCCGTCACCCTGAACCTGTTTTTCTCGTATGCCGTTGAACCCCAATCGTACTGGGTATGATAACGCTTTCCGTCCGTTTAGATAGAGAGTCAGTTGGCGGTCGGCTTTGCTCACAACGATCGCCGGTGATTGGTAGGTTCGTGACCACTCGATGGTCTGTCGCGCCATGGTCTGCCAAGAGGCGATCCGCTTTGGATCGGCATATCGTCCCAGTTCTTCACGTAACAATGTTGTCTGGTTCAGAAGTGCTTGGTCCGCCTGTTCGGCCAGGTGTAGGGCGCGTTGGTAATCCTCTGTTTCCAAGAACGAGCGAGCTTGTCTCACAAGGTGGTGCGTGTGGACGATTTGCGCCCCTAACACGATGCGGCCGTCGATAGCCTCAACCTGTGAGGTGAGATGGGAAAGTTGATCCTCAAGGCCCTCCACTCGTGATCGTACTTCGCGCTGCTGAGCGACCTTCCGATCATGGAGCTGGGAAACGGTACGCTCACCTCGGAGATATAACCCTCTGAGCTCGTTCTCGAGCTCGCTTGTTTCCCACGGCCATCGAATGAGGTCATCGTCCAGTTCGGCGCGGGTCTTCAGCACGATCCACTGTCGCACGAACGAACCGTACTCCTCAGGTGCGGTTTCTGGAGCCCGCAACACAATCAGATCCTGGTCAATGGATTCAAGAGCCGTGAGGAGGTCCGGAGGAACGGCCTGGACACAACCGGAAAGGGAGAACATACAGAGGGCTGATGTGAGCAGCCGATTGAGCTGACCAACGTCCATGGCGGCCTGTTAGTGTCTGCTTGAACGAGCCGACTTGCCTCTTCCTACCTTCGCCAGAGCCTGCTGGAGTTCGCTCTGAACTCCTTGGCTCATCTCATTGATAGCCTTGGCCTGCGTCTGCGCGGCCGGGTAATCTTCCTTGTCGATGGATTCCTGCACCTGTTTCAACAACGACTTAAGTCCTTCGATATCGTTCCTTATCGCTTCTACTGCAGCGCGATCTTTTCCTACCGGTGCTTTGGCGGCCAACTCTTGGGCGGCCCTCACGGCTTCTTCAGCGACTTGCTGGGCCTGCATGGCAGCGGCCCTGCCCTCTTCCTTTTTCTGCGCAGTGACCACCTTTATTCGTTCGCTGTCGGCTTTCGCGGAGACGGATAATTGCTGCGCTTTTCCATAGTCCCTGAACAAAGCAAATTTTCCATCTTGTTCCGACACTTCTTTCTTGATGGCATCGAGCGTCCCTTCGAGCTTTGCATAGTCATCCGGGGAATAGGTGGATGCTCCGCTTTCCCGTGCATCGTTGAGCGCTTTCTCGGCTTCTTGGATTTGTTCTGTAGGCGGGTCGGCACATCCCGCTGTCGCGACAATCATAAGAGCGATGGCTACGAGGGATACTCTGCTCTGCATAGCTATGGGTCCTCCTTAAGGGCTTGCTTGCAAGCCTGCGCACGATTCAATCTACCATGGGATGCCAACTGTTGGAGACTAGCAAGCTCGATGCCAACAGCCTGGCTGGTTCCTTTTTAGTATACAATCTATTTCGCATATTTAGAAAGAAGTCAACTAGGAGACGACGGTACGGTTTGTGGCGTTTCGGCAGTCGATTGCAAAAAGACCTCAATCGGAAATCATCCGGTCAGACTATGGCAGTATGGAATCCAAATTTGTGTTATAGTTGCGGCGAACACGAAATTGACTCCTCGTAGTGCCTCACCTATAATTCACCGTTCATTTTTAAACAGAATCCTAATTGTTGGAGAGCGGAAGGAGAACCATGTCGTTTACATTTCAACAGCCGTCCAACCTCAAAAAGAAGCGTGAGCATGGATTTAGAAAGCGCATGAGCACCAAGAACGGTCGTAAAGTCTTGGCCCGGCGGCGGGCAAAAGGACGAGCACGGTTGACCGTCTAGACACCGTGTGCCTGATCAGCGGTGTTCTTCGGTGTGCGCCTCACTTCTCTTCGTGCTGCCCTGTGTAGGGCCACCCACCACTTCGTAGC
The sequence above is drawn from the Nitrospira sp. genome and encodes:
- a CDS encoding class I SAM-dependent methyltransferase, which encodes MTDAARFYETQALKYLDVRDRSRVGTGIVQSWARSLPLGSSVVEIACGGGYPITRVLVDSGLTVWAIDSSPTLMKQFRLRFPAIPTQCASALDCDYFGRTFDAVTSIGFLLLLPEHEQLAFLHRVSEILRPQGRFLFTAPVEMGTWQDITTGLECWSLGRATYTRTLEREGFRVIRTHVDEGENNYYEAEKIG
- a CDS encoding M1 family metallopeptidase, with translation MNDNLHGTSDLYRLPRHVIPTRYDLRLEPDLKAATFTGKVSITLSVKQETQTILLNATDLHISFNGIEGQNGKKIAAEVELEPALQRARISCHPPLARGEWRLHLSFHGTLNNQLRGFYRSTYKDASGTVQTLAATQFEATDARRAFPCWDEPDFKAVFSTTLVVDPPLTAISNTSVVSESIEQDKKVVRFGETINMSTYLVAFVVGQLQPTELVFVGQTPLRILTVPGKQHLTVFGQEIAVASLKFFEDYYGIPYPGDKLDLVAIPDFASGAMENFGAITFRETALLVDQRSGTHAELGRVADVVAHENAHMWFGDLVTMSWWNGLWLNEAFATLMEMLAVDAWKPEWKRWETFSVARAAAFSVDGLVSTRPIEFPVRAPKDAEAMFDVLTYEKGASVLRMLEQYIGPNVFRDGVRQYLRTHAYDNADTKDLWTAIGAVARQSVPELMNGWIFQPGFPLVTAEVKGQTLILSQRRFTYLKQETAEEFWHVPIQVRLMTDDRAEEQRFLLTEREATMPLPRGITALLINAGGHGFYRVHHRGALLQQLLDHGRDHLAPIERFNLVSDVWATTVAGIIPLGDYLTLTARFKNERDKNVWAVLLDSFSFLNRIIAPDDRPFLEGLVRERVGQAVKDLGWDPKSGESDLVRQLRGDLLAALGRKGNDSATQQEAVERYRRYRNDPSAVDPNIVPALVSILAYIGDEARYEEFSERYRKASTPQEERRYLFSLAMFRLPELLSRTLAKTTNGEIRTQDAPFIVAATMTNVYGRELAWEFVKTNWDEMDRLFPKQGLRRMCGGIVGLATPELEQDVRNFFISRNIGLGGRTLDQYLEQLRIAVALREREGNSIQVTLANAAQPIFSAS
- the rpiA gene encoding ribose-5-phosphate isomerase RpiA, with the translated sequence MTSHDLDRFKKAAALRAVEFVRNGMVVGLGTGSTAKHLVLALGERVRAGMNLRGVPTSQETAMLARESGIPLLDSENRWEIDVAIDGADQVDPDLNLIKGGGGALLKEKIVAASAKQFIVMVDHTKQVPVLGGSFPLPIEVIPFGWGSTAHAIESLTNSRVILRERNGIPFKTEAGNLIVDVHIDRIAQPGELETALNLIPGVVETGLFVGRTNVLIVGTPQGVQTLHVSPKR
- the glk gene encoding glucokinase, with the translated sequence MILAGDIGGTKTNLALYEWTSERVQPIRLESFHSGDYTSLEDILVEFLTPPQPPRPVESLETEGSNEGEQADRPATERLTLAAACFGIAGPIIDNRCQTTNLPWIVDGRAIAKQFEIPRVQLLNDLESTAYGVLWLRSDELEVLNAGDPPKKRQALALIAAGTGLGEGILFWDGKAYRPMPSEGGHADFAPNNDQEIELLRYLRSQYLHVSYERIVSGPGLHAVYEFLRDTKKNEPTWLAEKIKVGNPAAEIAQAGLQGQAEIAQQALDLFASIYGAEAGNLALKALSLDGVYVGGGIAPKLITKLQDGTFMKAFTNKGRYKKLMRQMPVKVIMNPHTALLGAASVAAALSHAPAP
- the pgl gene encoding 6-phosphogluconolactonase, which encodes MAATPEICVTCQEDWAQKAAAVILTISEQAIKSTGRCVIALSGGSTPRTLYQTIRTPEWNTRFNWSRIVFLFGDERCVAPEHPDSNYGMAQRELFQPLNLSQDRIHRLKGEYPDPAVAASEYERTLRDVTTCPAPAIPRIDLVLLGLGDDGHTASLFPGTAALQEQFKLVTVGQAPTGIRSRLTLTLGVLNQAAVVLFIVTGAGKAQMLHRVIESDAEHSLPASRVSPDNGRLVWILDQAAAQHLTTQPTN